In one Balaenoptera musculus isolate JJ_BM4_2016_0621 chromosome 2, mBalMus1.pri.v3, whole genome shotgun sequence genomic region, the following are encoded:
- the MAP1A gene encoding microtubule-associated protein 1A isoform X1: METEAGPWRPFDVAMETSPGLGLRSPGSPLAQNPAEPLCEAGAAVAAARWDLRKHSLLIVIGDIGTENQLRAVRAHLEQGILSWNIDLSSIDLNQQLRLFITRHLAHFSSEVKGQRTLCHQSEILETIVLVNPSADSISSEVHHLLSSPSAHKLLILSGQSLEPGGDLILQSGTYSYQNFAQVLHNPEIAQLLSNRDPGIQAFLTVSCLGEGDWSHLGLSTSQETLHLQLNPEPVLPTMDGVAEFSEYVSETVDVPSPFDLLEPPTSGGFLKLSKPCCYIFPGGRGDSALFAVNGFNILVDGGSDRKSCFWKLVRHLDRIDSVLLTHIGADNLPGINGLLQRKVAELEEEQSQGSSSYSDWVKNLISPELGVVFFNVPDKLRLPDASRKAKRSIEEACLTLQHLNRLGIQAEPLYRVVSNTIEPLTLFHKMGVGRLDMYVLNPVKDSKEMQFLMQKWAGNSKAKTGIVLANGKEAEISVPYLTSITALVVWLPANPTEKIVRVLFPGNAPQNKILEGLEKLRHLDFLRYPVATQKELATGAVPANLKPSKIKQRADSKESLKATTKTAVGKLAKREEVAEEGAKEARSELAKELAKTEKKVKESSEKPPEKPAKPERVRTESSEALKAEKRKLIKDKVGKKHLKEKISKLEEKKDKEKKEIKKERKELKKDEGRKEEKKDAKKEEKRKDTKPEVKKISKPDLKPFTPEVRKTLYKAKAPGRVKMEKSRAARGEKELSSEPRTPPAQKGAAPFPTRELALSSPEDLTQDFEELKREETGLLAEQRDTGLGEKPLPPDTAEEGLPSTAAPGAPPPVPGLEPEEPVIKEKEAVPDIPEEQGSKDRGPDSGAETEKERAPWEEKKAKESEGLPDRTEAREESEPEVKEDVIEKAELEEMEELHPSDEEEEEETKAQGFYQKHIQEALTVTPRGREALGGQELGLQGKAPEKETSSFLSSLATPAGATEHVSYIQDETIPGYSETEQTISDEEIHDEPEERAAPPRFPTGTYDLPGPEGPGPFEASQPADNAVPTTSSKGYGAPEVELTYPPNMVAAPLAEEEHVSSATSITECDKLSSFATSVAEDQSVASLTAPQTEETGKSSLLLDTVTSIPSSHTEATQGLDYVPSAGTISPTSSLEEDKGFKSPPCEEFSVTGESEKRGEIVRRGLAGERAVEEVEEEEETANVQMSEKLHGQYEPMMFAAPGHAPHPGEPAVGEAEERCLSPDDSTVKMASPPPSGPPSATHTPFHQSPVEENSEPQDFQEADSWGDTKRTPGVGKEDAAEGTVKPGPEEGTPEEEGKLPPPRSPQAQEAPISIVGGHAGCTVQLLPEQDKAIVFETVEVGEPTGPILETEALPRDLRTSHQEPGEPQKDEVLRFPERGLSPEEVESLSVLSVVSPDIASQEAIPRSPCGLTEQHLHKDLWPQVSPEDTRSLSLSEESPSKETSLDISSKQLSPESLGTLQFGELTLGKEEKGPLMQTEDTSHHLAPVSIQEARAATVSPPTDGTSGYAAQADVTDESPDGKLPASSFSHSMLLGDGKHSPGMITSPGEHILTPESSLTKSTESLPSPAMEDIAMEWEGKVPELKDRPPEQKEKGPEPKDEVLQQKDRSLAQKDTAICWKDEVLEEKDKAVEQRDEALEQKGRDLEHRDTALEQKDKALEGKDKDLGPKDRDLEPKDKTLEQEDKVPGEKDEILEQKVRDSEHKDKVPEDKVPELKGKALEQKDEAPEQDKALEQKDKALEKKDQALEQKYLALEQKGEALEQNIKAVEQKDKILEEKDKTQEQKSPVQEDETMTLKEKILEEKSPEKVKAVGQKEEALLEKTKALGLEESPVQEDKAREQDEKCWKEQDVVQQWQEASPARGEPAGEQKEPARTWEDTSPEQEDRYWRGREDVVLEQDTYWRELSCERKVWFPHELGGQGARPRFTEERESTFLDEGPDDEQEVPPLEHTPKSPWASDFKGFQEPSPQKELEVERWLAESPVGLPPEEEDKLTRSPFEIISPPASPPEMVGQRVPPATGQESPIPDPKPMPPMRNEPTTPSWLADIPPWVPKDRPLPPAPLSPAPAPPTPAPQPLTPAPFSWDTAEYDSVVAAVQEGAAELEGGPYSPLGKDYRKAEGEREEEGGVGVPDSSPRRSKVPEAGESHASKEPEQTEPEQREPTPYPDERSFQYADIYEQMMFTGLGPACPTREPPLGAAGDWPPHISTKEEAAGRSTSAEKELSSPVSPHRLQFDTPTFSYAALAGPTVPPKQEPEPGPSVDPSLTPPAIPPRAPIPQSKGPSPPLNGNILSRSPDRRTPSPKEPGRGHWDDSTSDLELEKGAREQPEKEAQSPSPPQPMPAGPSTLWPESEAHTSPSSDSHLGPARPSLDFPASAFGFSSLQPAPPQLPSPAEPRSAPCGSLAFSGDRALALAPGPPTRARHDEYLEVTKAPSLDSSLPQLPSPSSPGAPLSSLPRPASPALSEGSSSEATTPVISSVAERFPPGLEAAEQGSVELVPGMEPAAHGLWDLTPLSPAPPASLDLAPALAPSLPGDMDEGTLPCRLECSGAATKKPSPLQGPSRDRATNGPMETSPKPPGPAPAEAEKGKAEACPTWERGAWPEGAERSSRPDTLLSPEQPLCPGGASGDQPRSVSPEMEAGPQGCAAEPRPHRGELSPSFLNPPLPRSTDDSDLLTEEARLVGRGGRRRVGAAGATGGPCPVADETPPTSVSDSGSSQSDSDVPPETEECPSITAEAALDSDEDGDFLPVDKAGGFSGTHHPRPGHDPPPIPQPDPRPSPPRPDVCMADPEGLGSESGRVERLREKEKTQGRVGRRAPGRAKPASPAQRPDLRGKRSPTPGKGTADRASRVPPRPRSTPSQVTPAEEKDGHSPMSKGLVNGLKAGPTALGSKGGSGPPVYVDLAYIPNHCSGKTADLDFFRRVRASYYVVSGNDPANGEPSRAVLDALLEGKAQWGENLQVTLIPTHDTEVTREWYQQTHEQQQQLNVLVLASSSTVVMQDESFPACKIEF; the protein is encoded by the exons GTTCACCACCTCCTTAGCAGCCCATCAGCTCACAAACTACTGATCTTGAGTGGGCAAAGTTTAGAGCCTGGGGGAGACCTTATCCTACAGAGTGGCACCTACTCCTATCAAAACTTTGCCCAGGTCCTTCACAACCCAGAG ATTGCCCAATTGCTCAGCAATAGAGACCCTGGGATCCAGGCTTTCCTCACTGTGTCCTGCTTAGGGGAGGGTGATTGGAGCCACCTGGGACTATCCACTTCCCAAGAGACCCTGCACCTCCAGCTAAACCCTGAGCCCGTGCTGCCCACCATGGATGGCGTGGCTGAGTTCTCCGAGTACGTCTCTGAGACCGTGGATGTGCCATCCCCCTTTGACCTGCTGGAGCCCCCCACCTCAGGGGGCTTCCTCAAGCTCTCCAAGCCATGCTGCTACATCTTCCCTGGCGGCCGCGGAGACTCTGCCCTCTTTGCCGTTAATGGTTTCAACATCCTGGTGGATGGCGGCTCTGATCGCAAGTCCTGCTTCTGGAAGCTGGTGCGGCACCTGGACCGCATTGACTCCGTGCTGCTCACACACATCGGGGCAGACAACCTGCCAGGCATCAACGGACTCCTGCAGCGCAAAGTGGCAGAACTGGAGGAGGAGCAGTCCCAGGGCTCTAGCAGCTACAGTGACTGGGTGAAGAACCTCATCTCCCCCGAGCTTGGAGTCGTCTTCTTCAACGTGCCAGATAAGCTGCGGCTGCCTGATGCCTCACGGAAGGCCAAGCGCAGCATTGAGGAGGCCTGCCTCACTCTGCAGCACTTAAACCGCCTAGGCATCCAGGCCGAGCCCCTCTACCGTGTGGTCAGCAACACCATCGAGCCGCTGACCCTCTTCCACAAGATGGGTGTGGGCCGCCTGGACATGTATGTCCTCAACCCTGTCAAAGATAGCAAGGAGATGCAGTTCCTCATGCAAAAGTGGGCAGGCAACAGTAAAGCTAAGACAGGCATTGTGCTGGCTAATGGGAAGGAGGCTGAGATCTCGGTGCCCTACCTGACCTCCATCACTGCTCTGGTGGTCTGGCTACCAGCCAACCCCACTGAGAAGATTGTGCGTGTGCTTTTTCCAGGGAATGCTCCCCAGAACAAGATCTTGGAGGGCCTGGAAAAGCTTCGACACCTGGACTTCCTGCGCTACCCCGTGGCCACGCAGAAGGAGCTGGCCACTGGGGCTGTGCCTGCCAACCTCAAACCCAGCAAAATCAAACAGCGGGCTGATAGCAAGGAGAGCCTCAAGGCCACAACCAAGACAGCCGTGGGCAAGCTGGCCAAACGGGAGGAGGTGGCCGAAGAGGGAGCCAAGGAGGCCCGCTCAGAACTGGCCAAGGAGTTAGCCAAGACAGAGAAGAAGGTAAAGGAGTCATCTGAGAAGCCCCCAGAGAAGCCTGCCAAGCCTGAGAGGGTGAGGACAGAGTCGAGTGAGGCACTGAAGGCAGAGAAGCGAAAGCTGATCAAAGACAAGGTGGGGAAGAAGCACCTGAAAGAAAAGATATCaaagctggaagagaaaaaagacaaagagaagaaagagatcaagaaggagaggaaggagctcaagaaggatgaaggaaggaaggaggaaaagaaggatgccaagaaggaggagaagaggaaagatacCAAACCTGAGGTCAAAAAGATTTCCAAGCCAGACCTGAAGCCCTTTACCCCTGAGGTACGTAAGACCCTCTACAAAGCCAAGGCCCCCGGCAGAGTCAAGATGGAGAAGAGCCGGGCTGCCCGTGGGGAGAAGGAGCTGTCCTCTGAGCCCCGGACACCCCCAGCCCAAAAGGGGGCTGCACCATTCCCAACAAGGGAGCTGGCCTTGTCTTCACCAGAGGATCTCACACAGGACTTTGAGGAGTTGAAGCGTGAGGAGACGGGGTTGCTGGCTGAACAAAGGGACACAGGACTAGGAGAGAAACCACTCCCCCCAGACACTGCAGAGGAGGGACTCCCAAGCACAGCGGCCCCGGGGGCACCACCCCCTGTCCCAGGGCTGGAACCAGAAGAGCCTGTGATAAAGGAGAAAGAGGCTGTCCCAGACATCCCTGAGGAACAAGGCAGCAAGGACAGAGGCCCAGACTCTGGGgctgaaacagagaaagagagagctccCTGGGAGGAAAAGAAGGCAAAGGAATCAGAGGGGCTCCCCGACAGAACAGAAGCCAGAGAGGAAAGTGAACCTGAGGTAAAGGAGGATGTGATAGAGAAGGCCGAGTTAGAGGAAATGGAGGAGCTGCACCCTTCAgacgaggaggaagaggaagagacaaaggCTCAGGGTTTTTACCAAAAACATATACAAGAAGCCTTGACGGTAACGCCAAGGGGCAGGGAGGCTCTCGGGGGCCAGGAACTAGGACTCCAAGGCAAGGCCCCTGAGAAGGAGACCTCGTCTTTCCTAAGTAGCCTGGCCACCCCTGCAGGAGCCACTGAGCACGTCTCTTACATCCAGGACGAGACAATCCCTGGCTACTCAGAGACCGAGCAGACTATCTCAGATGAGGAGATCCACGATGAGCCGGAGGAGCGCGCAGCTCCACCTAGATTTCCTACAGGTACCTATGACCTCCCTGGGCCTGAAGGGCCTGGCCCCTTTGAGGCTAGCCAGCCTGCAGACAATGCTGTTCCCACCACCTCCAGCAAAGGCTATGGAGCGCCAGAGGTGGAACTCACCTACCCCCCCAACATGGTGGCCGCCCCTCTGGCTGAAGAGGAGCATGTGTCCTCAGCCACCTCAATCACTGAGTGTGACAAGCTTTCTTCCTTTGCCACATCCGTGGCTGAGGACCAGTCCGTGGCTTCACTCACAGCTCCCCAGACAGAGGAGACAGGCAAGAGCTCCCTGCTGCTTGACACGGTCACAAGCATCCCCTCATCCCACACGGAAGCCACTCAAGGCTTGGACTACGTGCCATCTGCTGGTACCATCTCACCCACCTCCTCACTGGAAGAAGACAAAGGTTTCAAATCACCACCCTGTGAGGAGTTCTCTGTGACTGGGGAgtcagagaagagaggagagattgTACGGAGAGGCTTGGCTGGAGAGAGAGCCGTGGAAGAggtagaggaagaggaggagactgCAAATGTACAGATGTCTGAGAAACTTCACGGTCAGTATGAACCCATGATGTTTGCTGCCCCTGGGCACGCCCCACATCCAGGGGAACCAGCTGTTGGAGAAGCGGAGGAGCGCTGCCTCAGCCCAGATGACAGCACAGTGAAGATGGCCTCTCCCCCACCATCTGGCCCACCCAGTGCCACCCACACGCCCTTTCATCAGTCCCCAGTAGAAGAAAATTCTGAGCCCCAAGACTTTCAGGAAGCAGACTCCTGGGGAGATACTAAGCGTACACCAGGTGTGGGCAAGGAAGATGCTGCAGAAGGGACAGTCAAGCCAGGGCCTGAAGAGGGCACaccagaggaggaaggaaagctgCCTCCTCCCAGGAGCCCCCAGGCCCAGGAAGCACCTATCAGCATTGTTGGAGGACATGCAGGCTGTACCGTCCAACTGCTGCCAGAACAGGACAAAGCAATAGTCTTTGAGActgtggaggtgggagagcccaCAGGGCCGATTCTGGAAACAGAAGCCCTTCCCAGAGATTTGAGAACATCACACCAAGAACCTGGTGAACCTCAGAAAGATGAGGTGCTCCGGTTTCCTGAGCGAGGCCTCTCCCCTGAAGAGGTGGAGTCCCTCTCTGTCCTCAGCGTGGTCTCCCCAGACATTGCCAGCCAAGAAGCCATCCCTAGGTCTCCCTGTGGCCTGACAGAGCAGCACCTACACAAAGACCTTTGGCCTCAGGTATCTCCAGAAGACACCCGGTCGCTTTCTCTCTCAGAAGAGAGTCCAAGCAAGGAGACCTCTCTGGATATCTCTTCTAAGCAGCTGTCTCCAGAAAGCCTTGGCACCCTCCAGTTTGGGGAACTAAcccttggaaaggaagaaaaagggccTCTGATGCAGACTGAGGACACCTCTCACCACCTAGCCCCTGTGTCTATTCAAGAAGCCCGTGCAGCCACAGTGTCACCTCCCACAGATGGGACCAGTGGATACGCTGCACAGGCAGACGTCACAGATGAGAGCCCTGACGGAAAATTACCTGCCAGCTCCTTCTCTCACTCTATGCTGTTGGGAGATGGGAAGCACTCACCTGGAATGATCACAAGCCCTGGTGAACACATTCTAACACCTGAGAGCTCCCTCACCAAGAGCACTGAGTCCTTGCCAAGCCCTGCCATGGAGGATATTGCCATGGAGTGGGAAGGAAAAGTTCCAGAGTTGAAAGACAGACCCCCAGAGCAGAAGGAGAAGGGACCTGAGCCAAAGGATGAAGTCCTACAGCAGAAGGACAGAAGTCTGGCGCAGAAGGATACAGCCATCTGTTGGAAAGATGAGgttctggaagaaaaggacaaggcTGTGGAACAGCGGGATGAGGCTTtggaacaaaaaggcagagactTAGAACACAGGGACACAGCCCTGGAACAAAAGGACAAGGCCCtggaaggaaaagacaaagacTTAGGACCTAAAGACAGAGACTTAGAACCAAAAGACAAGACCTTGGAACAGGAGGACAAGGTCCCAGGAGAGAAAGATGAAATCTTAGAACAAAAAGTCAGAGACTCTGAACATAAAGACAAGGTTCCAGAGGACAAGGTCCCTGAACTGAAGGGCAAGGCCTTAGAACAGAAAGATGAAGCCCCTGAGCAGGACAAGGCCCTGGAACAGAAGGACAAGGCCTTGGAAAAGAAGGACCAGGCTTTAGAGCAAAAATACTTGGCCCTAGAACAGAAGGGTGAAGCTCTGGAACAAAACATTAAGGCTGTTGAACAAAAAGACAAGATTCTGGAAGAGAAGGACAAAACTCAGGAGCAGAAGAGTCCTGTGCAGGAGGATGAAACCATGACACTAAAGGAGAAGATCCTAGAGGAAAAATCTCCAGAAAAAGTCAAGGCTGTGGGACAGAAGGAAGAAGCTCTGCTGGAGAAGACCAAAGCTCTGGGGCTGGAAGAGAGCCCAGTGCAGGAGGACAAGGCCCGGGAGCAGGACGAGAAGTGCTGGAAGGAGCAGGACGTGGTCCAGCAGTGGCAAGAAGCATCTCCAGCCAGAGGAGAGCCAGCTGGAGAACAGAAGGAGCCTGCCCGGACATGGGAGGACACATCTCCTGAGCAGGAGGACAGGTactggaggggcagggaggatgTGGTCCTGGAACAGGACACATACTGGAGGGAGCTGAGCTGTGAGCGGAAGGTCTGGTTCCCTCATGAGCTGGGTGGCCAGGGGGCCCGGCCACGGTTCACAGAAGAGCGGGAGAGCACTTTCCTCGATGAGGGGCCGGATGATGAGCAGGAAGTGCCCCCCTTGGAGCATACACCCAAAAGTCCCTGGGCCTCAGACTTTAAGGGCTTCCAGGAGCCCTCACCACAGAAGGAGCTGGAGGTGGAGCGCTGGCTTGCTGAGTCACCAGTTGGGCTGCCACCAGAGGAAGAGGACAAGCTGACTCGCTCCCCTTTTGAGATCATCTCTCCTCCGGCCTCCCCACCTGAGATGGTTGGACAGAGGGTTCCGCCGGCCACAGGACAAGAGAGCCCTATCCCAGATCCTAAGCCCATGCCACCCATGAGGAATGAGCCCACCACCCCCTCATGGCTGGCTGACATCCCACCATGGGTGCCCAAGGAcagacccctgccccctgcacccctctccccagctccagctccccCAACACCTGCCCCACAGCCACTCACTCCTGCGCCCTTCTCTTGGGACACAGCCGAGTATGACAGTGTGGTGGCAGCAGTGCAGGAGGGGGCAGCTGAGTTGGAAGGTGGGCCGTACTCCCCCCTAGGGAAGGACTACCGCAAGgctgaaggggaaagggaagaagaaggtgGGGTTGGGGTTCCTGACAGCAGCCCCCGCAGGTCAAAGGTCCCAGAGGCCGGCGAGAGCCATGCCTCTAAGGAGCCCGAGCAGACCGAGCCAGAGCAGAGAGAGCCCACACCCTATCCCGATGAGCGAAGCTTCCAGTACGCAGACATCTATGAGCAGATGATGTTCACTGGGCTGGGCCCTGCATGCCCCACTAGAGAGCCTCCGCTTGGAGCAGCTGGGGATTGGCCCCCACACATCTCAACCAAGGAGGAGGCTGCTGGCCGAAGCACATCTGCAGAGAAGGAGCTTTCGTCTCCTGTCTCACCCCATCGCCTCCAATTCGACACTCCAACCTTCAGCTATGCAGCTCTGGCGGGACCCACCGTACCCCCCAAGCAGGAGCCTGAGCCAGGGCCAAGCGTGGATCCCAGCCTCACCCCACCTGCAATACCCCCCCGTGCTCCTATCCCCCAGAGCAAAGGCCCAAGCCCCCCACTTAATGGTAACATCCTGAGCCGTAGCCCAGATAGGAGAACCCCATCCCCCAAGGAACCAGGCCGTGGTCACTGGGATGACAGCACTAGTGACTTGGAGCTGGAGAAGGGGGCTCGGGAGCAGCCTGAGAAAGAGGCCCAGTCCCCAAGTCCCCCACAACCCATGCCTGCAGGCCCCTCCACCTTGTGGCCTGAAAGTGAGGCACATACTAGCCCTTCCTCGGACTCACACCTGGGTCCTGCCCGACCCAGCCTGGACTTCCCTGCATCAGCCTTTGGCTTCTCCTCATTGCAGCCAGCTCCTCCACAGCTGCCCTCTCCAGCGGAACCCCGCTCGGCACCCTGTGGGTCCCTTGCCTTCTCTGGTGACCGAGCTTTGGCTCTGGCTCCAGGGCCCCCCACCAGAGCCCGGCATGATGAGTACCTAGAAGTAACCAAGGCCCCCAGCCTGGACTCTTCACTGCCCCAGCTCCCATCACCCAGCTCTCCTGGGGCCCCTCTCTCCAGTCTGCCGCGACCTGCCTCACCAGCCCTATCTGAAGGCTCCTCTTCTGAGGCCACCACACCTGTGATTTCGAGTGTGGCTGAGCGCTTCCCTCCCGGCCTGGAGGCTGCAGAACAAGGGTCTGTAGAGCTGGTCCCAGGAATGGAACCAGCTGCCCACGGCCTCTGGGACCTCACTCCTCTGAGCCCAGCACCTCCCGCTTCACTGGACTTGGCCCCAGCTCTGGCTCCAAGCCTGCCTGGAGACATGGATGAGGGCACCCTGCCCTGCCGCCTGGAGTGCTCAGGGGCGGCCACCAAGAAGCCAAGCCCCTTACAGGGCCCCTCCAGGGATCGTGCCACCAATGGCCCAATGGAAACCAGCCCCaagcccccaggccctgccccagctgaggctgagaaaggaaAGGCTGAGGCCTGCCCCACCTGGGAACGTGGGGCCTGGCCTGAGGGAGCCGAGAGGAGCTCCAGGCCTGACACGCTGCTCTCCCCTGAGCAGCCACTGTGCCCTGGAGGGGCCTCTGGAGACCAACCTAGAAGTGTCTCCCCTGAGATGGAGGCTGGGCCCCAGGGATGTGCTGCTGAGCCCCGGCCCCATCGTGGGGAgctctctccatccttcctgaACCCACCTCTGCCTCGATCCACGGATGACAGTGACCTCTTAACTGAGGAAGCTCGGCTGGTAGGGAGAGGGGGGCGGCGTCGGGTGGGGGCTGCAGGGGCCACAGGGGGCCCCTGCCCCGTGGCAGATGAGACACCCCCGACATCAGTCAGCGACTCGGGCTCCTCGCAGTCAGATTCTGACGTTCCACCAGAAACTGAGGAGTGTCCATCCATCACAGCTGAGGCAGCCCTCGACTCAGATGAAGATGGGGACTTCCTGCCTGTGGACAAAGCTGGTGGGTTTAGTGGGACTCACCATCCCAGGCCTGGCCATGACCCACCCCCTATCCCCCAGCCAGACCCTCGCCCATCCCCTCCCCGCCCTGACGTGTGCATGGCTGACCCCGAGGGGCTCGGCTCAGAGTCTGGAAGGGTAGAGAGGCTACGGGAGAAGGAGAAGACACAGGGGAGAGTCGGCCGCAGGGCCCCAGGCAGGGCCAAACCAGCGTCTCCTGCCCAGCGTCCGGATCTTCGGGGAAAACGCTCACCCACCCCTGGTAAAGGGACTGCAGATCGAGCATCCCGGGTGCCACCCCGACCACGCAGCACTCCAAGCCAGGTCACCCCAGCAGAGGAAAAGGATGGACACAGCCCCATGTCCAAAGGCCTAGTCAATGGACTCAAGGCAGGACCAA CGGCCTTGGGTTCCAAGGGCGGCTCTGGCCCCCCTGTATATGTGGATCTTGCCTATATCCCGAATCATTGCAGTGGCAAGACTGCTGACCTTGACTTCTTCCGACGAGTGCGTGCATCCTACTATGTGGTCAGTGGGAATGACCCTGCCAATGGCGAGCCGAGCCGGGCTGTGCTGGACGCCCTGCTGGAGGGCAAGGCCCAGTGGGGGGAGAATCTTCAG GTAACTCTGATCCCTACTCACGACACGGAAGTGACTCGTGAGTGGTACCAGCAGACTCACGAGCAGCAGCAACAACTGAACGTTCTGGTCCTGGCGAGCAGCAGCACCGTGGTCATGCAGGATGAGTCCTTCCCAGCCTGCAAGATTGAGTTCTGA